The following proteins come from a genomic window of Salvia hispanica cultivar TCC Black 2014 chromosome 4, UniMelb_Shisp_WGS_1.0, whole genome shotgun sequence:
- the LOC125222226 gene encoding zinc finger CCCH domain-containing protein 17-like has protein sequence MATSAPQSQSQSQPPSAEEELLKRSTDCVYFLASPLTCKKGSECEYRHSDVARMNPRDCWYWLHGNCMNPKCAFRHPPLEGLLGTQGPTSAGPSAPVPQAVTGPASHGQNAFFNKPSAACVFFQKGHCLKGDWCPFLHAPTASNTKAIPVPVTGSSVDYANISKPSSGVEKPLQQKVTPINVAKSFIDAARVKPLPAVESTAPRYESAVSRKAPQTSGSNVFSGYRTATPVSNGHPGSWSNRAQQSHLLDEPESMYNKDAEEVSREPSPGFDVLVDDEGRDSEFYPGEDRYGMSREHEHGSEYEINRSADYSLIAAKDDDIYQGRHGYDSLEHRKGQYAWEQHRASSERMSGGSYHERRPYGRQENHGQVDEHDLRHRLTKHKKPNGLRSVINHEHARDMHVRERSYWGSHREEQRNTSRENSHGSRLRGRIRLPERSSSPNNRDMIRTTDRISSQPGRIRDRIKGRPEEASNGGAKNYPGPDSRRDFVGENNGDFAKPKSLAELKNQKNADSSRQDETGQQSLGKRKNVSDWHQHSENDLSFEGPKPLQEILKRKKRETNGTIVGMNSSGTEGVTGEKVQEEREGATEVPSTQVQTMEAGEGKPEAEDGELGEDPEPEPYEQKDGESDYEQMGGEDYAMYEDGENGDAVEEYVDEEEDDDEFAKKMGVMYS, from the exons CTCAAGAGGAGCACCGATTGTGTTTACTTTCTTGCTTCGCCTTTAACTTGCAAAAAG GGAAGCGAATGTGAGTACCGCCATAGTGATGTTGCACGGATGAATCCAAGGGACTGTTGGTATTGGTTACATGGCAACTGCATGAATCCGAAGTGCGCGTTCCGTCATCCG cCTCTTGAAGGATTGCTGGGAACCCAAGGGCCTACATCTGCTGGACCCTCTGCACCTGTGCCTCAGGCTGTTACAGGGCCTGCATCACATGGCCAAAATGCCTTTTTCAACAAGCCATCTGCGGCATGcgtattttttcaaaaagggCACTGTTTAAAAGGTGATTGGTGCCCATTTCTTCATGCGCCAACTGCCTCAAATACCAAAGCAATACCTGTTCCAGTAACAGGATCTTCTGTTGACTATGCAAATATAAGTAAGCCTTCCAGCGGAGTTGAGAAGCCTTTGCAACAGAAGGTTACACCTATAAATGTAGCCAAATCATTTATTGATGCTGCACGAGTAAAACCACTGCCTGCAGTGGAATCTACTGCTCCTAGATACGAATCTGCTGTAAGCAGGAAAGCTCCACAAACATCAGGGAGTAATGTATTCTCCGGGTACAGGACTGCTACTCCTGTATCTAATGGGCACCCAGGCAGCTGGTCTAATCGTGCTCAGCAATCTCACCTGCTCGATGAACCTGAAAGCATGTACAACAAGGATGCAGAAGAAGTTTCAAGGGAGCCTTCTCCTGGATTTGATGTTCTCGTAGACGATGAGGGAAGAGATTCTGAGTTCTATCCAGGTGAAGATAGATATGGGATGTCGAGAGAACATGAACATGGGAgtgaatatgaaattaatcgCTCTGCTGACTACAGCCTGATTGCTGCTAAAGATGATGATATTTATCAGGGTCGTCATGGTTATGACTCACTTGAGCACCGTAAGGGACAGTATGCTTGGGAGCAGCACCGAGCTTCCTCTGAAAGGATGTCTGGTGGGTCTTATCATGAAAGGAGGCCATATGGTCGGCAAGAGAATCATGGTCAAGTTGATGAACATGATCTCAGGCACCGTCTAACAAAGCATAAGAAGCCTAATGGTTTAAGATCTGTCATTAATCATGAACATGCCCGCGACATGCATGTAAGAGAGAGAAGCTACTGGGGTTCACATAGGGAGGAGCAACGAAATACCTCGAGGGAGAATTCTCATGGAAGTCGCCTTCGAGGGAGAATACGACTTCCTGAAAGATCGTCTTCTCCAAACAACAGGGATATGATTAGGACTACTGATCGTATCTCCTCACAACCAGGAAGAATCCGTGACAGAATAAAAGGAAGGCCAGAAGAAGCTTCCAATGGTGGTGCAAAGAACTATCCAGGTCCAGACTCAAGAAGAGACTTTGTAGGTGAGAATAACGGTGATTTTGCTAAGCCAAAAAGCCTAGCAGAACTGAAGAACCAGAAAAATGCTGATTCTAGTAGACAGGACGAGACCGGTCAACAATCACTTGGCAAGAGAAAAAATGTGAGTGATTGGCACCAACATAGTGAAAATGATCTTTCATTTGAAGGACCTAAGCCACTACAAGAGATTCTAAAGCGGAAGAAACGCGAAACAAATGGAACTATTGTGGGTATGAATTCATCAGGCACTGAGGGTGTCACAGGGGAGAAAGTCCAGGAAGAAAGAGAGGGTGCAACAGAGGTGCCCAGTACTCAAGTTCAAACGATGGAGGCAGGAGAGGGTAAGCCAGAAGCTGAAGATGGTGAACTTGGTGAGGATCCGGAACCTGAACCCTATGAGCAGAAAGACGGGGAGTCCGATTATGAACAAATGGGCGGGGAGGATTACGCGATGTATGAGGATGGTGAGAATGGAGATGCTGTAGAGGAATACgttgatgaagaagaagacgatgaTGAGTTTGCAAAAAAGATGGGCGTTATGTACTCCTGA
- the LOC125223023 gene encoding protein TOM THREE HOMOLOG 1-like, translating into MVAGLFGLSAEEAVVALHLKAATNWWDIVNHSAAWQDRIFHVLAALYGIVAIVALVQLVRIQLRVPEYGWTTQKVFHFLNFLVNGVRCLVFVFRRDVQKLDPEITHHVLLDLPSLAFFTTYALLVLFWAEIYYQARAVSTDGLRPTFYTVNGVVYFIQMILWLALWWKPVHVVVVLSKMFFAGISLFAALGFLLYGGRLFLMLQRFPVESKGRRKKLQEVGYVTTICFVCFLVRCIMMCFDAFDPAADLDLLDHPILNFIYYLLVEILPSALVLFILRKLPPKRGITQYHPIR; encoded by the exons ATGGTGGCGGGGCTTTTTGGCCTTTCGGCGGAGGAGGCCGTCGTGGCGCTCCACCTCAAGGCCGCCACGAATTGGTGGGACATAGTCAATCACTCTGCCGCTTGGCAAGACCGTATTTTCCATGTTCTCGCTGCGCTTTATGGGATCGTCGCCATTGTTGCTCTT GTGCAACTGGTTAGGATACAGTTGAGAGTACCCGAGTATGGTTGGACGACTCAGAAAGTATtccattttctaaatttcttaGTCAATGGAG TTCGCTGCCTAGTGTTTGTATTTCGTCGGGACGTTCAGAAGTTGGATCCGGAG ATTACACATCATGTGTTGCTTGATTTGCCAAGTCTTGCGTTTTTCACGACGTATGCGCTGCTTGTACTGTTCTGGGCAGAAATATACTATCAG GCTCGTGCTGTATCTACGGACGGTCTGAGGCCCACCTTTTACACAGTGAATGGTGTTGTTTATTTCATTCAG ATGATCCTATGGTTGGCTCTATGGTGGAAGCCTGTACATGTAGTGGTAGTTTTATCCAAGATGTTCTTTGCAG gtatttctttatttgctGCCCTGGGGTTTCTTCTCTATGGTGGAAG GTTATTCTTAATGCTACAACGATTCCCCGTGGAGTCAAAAGGACGCCGCAAGAAACTACAGGAG GTTGGCTATGTAACCAcaatttgttttgtgtgttttctGGTTCGATGCATTATG ATGTGCTTCGATGCATTTGACCCAGCTGCTGATCTGGATCTTCTGGATCATCCTATCTTGAATTTTATCTACTATCTG CTGGTGGAGATATTGCCGTCAGCACTGGTGCTCTTCATATTAAGAAAGCTGCCTCCGAAACGTGGGATCACACAGTATCATCCTATCAGGTGA
- the LOC125218977 gene encoding G patch domain-containing protein 11: protein MAVDDDCSAGLGTTRASHLRTSASTPIDSSNIGFQLLKKQGWKEGTGLGVSEQGRLEPIATAVKKNKRGVGAEEAKVQIKKSKVKKDKDDPESPKIKVRGASKKIRKVQEFEKKMQEKEFDRDFFRMFWPDNV, encoded by the exons ATGGCGGTTGATGATGATTGTTCTGCGGGATTGGGTACGACTAGGGCTTCGCATCTGCGCACTTCTGCTTCCACCCCCATAGATTCCTCAAATATTGGCTTTCAG TTGTTAAAGAAGCAAGGATGGAAAGAAGGAACTGGTCTTGGTGTTTCCGAACAG GGCAGGCTGGAGCCAATAGCAACTGCtgtcaagaaaaacaaaagaggTGTGGGAGCAGAAGAGGCAAAAGTTCAAATCAAGAAATCAAAAGTTAAGAAGGATAAGGATGATCCGGAA TCACCTAAGATTAAAGTAAGAGGCGCCTCAAAGAAGATAAGGAAGGTTCAAGAGTTTGAAAAGAAGATGCAAGAAAAGGAATTTGATCGGGATTTCTTCAGGATGTTCTGGCCAGATAACGTCTGA
- the LOC125218104 gene encoding ribosomal L1 domain-containing protein 1-like produces the protein MAAPSRERINEDGVRKATNALLKWKKKSLLSHSHDGNAANEEEADDFIYLSVTLKKVPPRNLSAAPHQILLRRSLLSQDYTASNICLIVDGKRITAESAQKILLAKGIPFVKKVFKLGKLKSDYDSFESKKKLFDSFDLFLADKSVEAVLPKVLGRVFYKKRKKIPVAVDLRGDWKEELERACRSSLWCLSGGTCSSVRVGRLGEMESGEIVENVLDAVDGVVGILPRKWGGIRCLHLKLSDSLALPIYEDEVSVSDGKLGSSLVKRK, from the coding sequence ATGGCCGCACCTTCGAGAGAGAGAATCAACGAGGACGGCGTCCGAAAAGCCACGAACGCCCTCCTCAAGTGGAAGAAGAAGTCACTCCTCTCACATTCCCACGACGGAAACGCCGCTAACGAAGAAGAGGCCGACGATTTCATCTACCTCTCCGTAACCCTAAAAAAAGTCCCGCCGCGAAACCTCTCCGCCGCTCCCCACCAAATCCTCCTCCGCCGCTCGCTCCTTTCACAAGACTACACCGCCTCGAACATCTGCCTCATCGTCGACGGGAAGAGAATCACCGCCGAATCGGCGCAGAAGATTCTGCTCGCCAAGGGCATCCCCTTCGTAAAAAAGGTGTTCAAGCTGGGGAAATTGAAATCCGATTACGATTCCTTCGAATCGAAGAAGAAACTCTTCGATTCGTTCGACTTGTTTCTGGCTGACAAAAGCGTGGAGGCGGTGCTGCCGAAGGTGCTGGGGAGGGTGTTTTataagaagaggaagaagattCCTGTGGCGGTGGATTTGAGGGGCGATTGGAAGGAGGAGTTGGAGAGGGCGTGCAGGTCGAGTTTGTGGTGCTTGAGCGGCGGGACTTGCAGCTCGGTGCGAGTGGGGAGATTGGGGGAGATGGAGAGTGGGGAGATTGTGGAGAATGTGTTGGATGCTGTTGATGGTGTGGTTGGTATTCTTCCGAGAAAATGGGGTGGGATTAGGTGTTTGCATTTGAAGTTATCGGATTCATTGGCATTGCCTATTTATGAGGATGAGGTCTCAGTCTCTGATGGGAAATTGGGATCTTCTTTGGTGAAGAGGAAATAG
- the LOC125220231 gene encoding SNW/SKI-interacting protein A-like translates to MVEFNNSANSVPPYMKRAGFKPSKPVDFGDGGAFPEIHYAQYLFGIGRIDYANSLSQDENAKKIVYSQHSDLVPVFAKDVAKEDGMDLDEKQREIDETTQQTNAALEQIVNVRLNAAESKFIRYKPSQQSACANGRIIRVLGMAVDPLAPPKFKHKRIPRGSGSPPVPVMHSPPRPVTVKDQQEWKIPPCISNWKNSKGYVIPLDKRMAADGSGLQEVRISDNHAKLSEALYVGEQKAREAVAARSKVQKEMVMKEKEKKVMELRMLAQKARIKKSGVASADDGDMIVVCERDRDGPKETEDKKEERLTRQRERVRERRLEAKDGGARKKGKISRDRDRDITEKVALGMANTGAKGGEVMYDQRLFNQEKGMDSGFGSGTDDAYNIYDKGLFTAQSALTTLFKPKKDRDDEMYGGADEQLDKIICIKVDRAFTGTSERSGPRDGPVEFDKEQDPFGLDEFLKEVRMKESGGSKRDGSDKDLP, encoded by the coding sequence ATGGTGGAGTTCAATAATTCGGCTAATTCAGTGCCTCCTTATATGAAACGGGCAGGGTTTAAGCCGTCGAAGCCTGTGGATTTTGGGGATGGAGGGGCTTTTCCTGAGATTCACTACGCGCAGTATCTATTTGGGATTGGGAGGATTGATTATGCAAATTCGTTGAGTCAGGATGAGAATGCGAAGAAGATTGTGTATTCTCAGCACTCGGATCTTGTTCCAGTCTTTGCCAAGGATGTTGCGAAAGAGGATGGCATGGATCTTGATGAGAAGCAGAGGGAGATTGATGAGACAACACAGCAAACCAATGCTGCATTAGAGCAGATTGTGAATGTTAGGTTGAATGCTGCGGAATCTAAGTTCATCAGGTATAAGCCGTCTCAGCAGTCGGCTTGTGCTAATGGGAGAATCATTCGCGTGTTGGGAATGGCGGTAGATCCTTTGGCGCCTCCCAAGTTCAAGCACAAGAGAATTCCGAGAGGTTCGGGTTCTCCACCAGTCCCCGTCATGCATTCCCCCCCTCGGCCCGTGACTGTGAAGGACCAACAGGAGTGGAAAATCCCACCTTGCATATCTAACTGGAAGAATTCTAAAGGTTATGTGATTCCTCTCGACAAACGGATGGCTGCTGATGGCAGTGGGCTGCAGGAGGTTCGGATTAGTGATAATCATGCTAAGTTATCCGAGGCTCTGTATGTTGGAGAACAGAAAGCTAGAGAGGCTGTTGCAGCGCGTTCAAAGGTTCAAAAGGAGATGGTGATGAAGGAAAAGGAGAAGAAAGTTATGGAACTACGGATGTTGGCACAGAAGGCTagaattaagaaaagtggagtaGCTTCTGCTGATGATGGTGATATGATTGTGGTGTGTGAAAGGGATAGAGATGGCCCCAAGGAAACAGAAGATAAGAAAGAGGAAAGATTGACACGgcaaagagagagagtgagggAAAGAAGACTGGAGGCGAAAGATGGTGGCGCGAGGAAGAAGGGGAAGATAAGCCGGGATAGAGACCGTGATATCACTGAGAAAGTGGCTCTTGGGATGGCCAACACTGGTGCAAAAGGGGGTGAAGTTATGTATGATCAGAGGCTCTTCAACCAGGAGAAAGGGATGGATTCGGGTTTTGGTTCTGGCACGGATGACGCCTACAACATCTACGACAAGGGCCTGTTTACTGCTCAATCTGCTTTGACTACTCTGTTCAAGCCTAAGAAAGACCGCGATGATGAGATGTATGGTGGTGCTGATGAACAGCTTGATAAGATAATATGCATCAAGGTTGACAGGGCGTTCACTGGTACATCCGAGCGGTCTGGCCCTAGAGACGGGCCTGTTGAGTTTGACAAGGAACAAGATCCTTTTGGTCTTGACGAATTCTTGAAGGAGGTCAGGATGAAGGAGAGTGGCGGATCCAAGCGAGATGGCTCAGACAAAGATCTACCCTGA
- the LOC125220232 gene encoding probable proteasome inhibitor, whose translation MATEQSILAVIRAARPQFRTAFDKAAYTVHSSFVATGYVLHATGPPAFIDDALSVSCEDEVGMDGWNDVEHKYASVYSKGSKKVLVKCLVMNDKLIVDVLKEGGSEPLHVELDAGEYVQEDAGSNYGSQFKNLWKLVENINKEVLNKLDAASRNPPRSGGGLHPDLEHFHNGSDTVNGWRVYSRGNRGVVWPEI comes from the exons ATGGCTACTGAGCAGTCGATTTTGGCAGTGATACGGGCGGCGCGGCCTCAATTCCGCACCGCCTTTGATAAGGCAGCGTACACCGTCCACTCGTCCTTTGTTGCCACCGGATACGTCCTCCACGCCACCGGTCCTCCTGCTTTCATCGACGACGCTCTTTCCGTATCCTGCGAAG ATGAAGTTGGGATGGATGGTTGGAACGATGTCGAACATAAGTATGCCTCCGTATACTCGAAGGGTTCAAAAAAGGTGCTCGTGAAGTGCCTTGTGATGAATGATAAATTGATCGTTGATGTTCTCAAGGAAGGAGGCTCCGAGCCTCTGCATGTTGAATTGGA TGCTGGTGAATATGTCCAAGAGGATGCCGGGAGCAATTATGGTTCGCAGTTCAAGAATCTGTGGAAGCTAGTGGAGAATATTAACAAGGAAGTTTTAAACAAACTGGATGCTGCATCTag AAATCCACCAAGATCTGGAGGAGGGTTACATCCAGACTTGGAGCACTTCCATAATGGCTCGGATACGGTCAACGGATGGAGAGTCTACAGCCGAGGAAATAGAGGAGTAGTTTGGCcggaaatttaa